A region of the Sphingobium yanoikuyae genome:
GCGCGGGCTGATGGTCGGCGCGGAAAATATCTGCATCACCCGCGGCAGCCAGATGGGCGTGTTCCTGACCGCGCGCATCCTGATCCGGCCGGGCGACGCGGTGCTGGTCGAACGGCTGACCTATGAGCCGGCGGTCGCCGCCTTCCGCGCCTGCGGTGCCAAGATCGTCACGGTCGGGCTGGACGAGGATGGCGTCGATGTCGCCGATGTCGAGCGCGCCTGCCGCAAGCATCGCGTCCGCGCCATCTTCGTGACGCCGCATCACCAGTTTCCGACCACCGTGTCGATGCGGCCCGAACGGCGGCTGCGCCTGCTGGAACTGGCGCGGCAATTCGCCTTCGCGATCATCGAGGATGATTATGACCATGAGTTCCACTTCGGCGCACAGCCGCTGCTGCCGATGGCGAGCTACGCCCCGGCGCGGGTGATCTATGCCGGGTCGATGTCCAAGCTGCTCGTGCCGGCTTTGCGCATCGGCTATATCGCTGCCGCGCCCAAGGTCGTCGACGCGCTGGCCTATCAGATCTCGCTGATCGACGGCATGGGCAATACCGTGACGGAGGAGTCCGCCGCCGAACTGCTGGAGAGCGGCGAGGTGCGCCGCCATGTGCGCAAGACGGCGCAGATCTACGCCCGGCGGCGCGATGCCTTCGCCCGCAATCTTGACAGCGAAATGGACAGGTTGATCGACTATCGCCTGCCCGATGGCGGCCTCGCCTTCTGGTTGCAGTTCAAGGACATGGCCGCGCTCGACCGGCTGGAAGCGCGGGCACCCGAGATCGGCCTCAGCTTTGCTTCCTCGCACAGCTATGCGGCCGAGGAAGGGACCGAGCGGGGGCTGCGCATCGGCTTTGCCAGCCTGACCGAGGAAGAGGCAAAAGAGGTGTTGCAGGCGCTGCGCCGCTGCGCCGAACCCTGATCCTTACTTGGACCCCTTCACTTTCCTGAATTGGATGTTTCGGGCGGGTCCAATGCCGGCGCAGTGTCATGCATATGAAATATGCGCCCCGCTCCCCGGACGACATCGTCACCCTGATCGGCGACCATCCGCTCTGCTGGATCGTCTCCCATAGCGAGGCCGGCTTCGGCTCGACGCCGCTGCCGCTGCTGGCCGAATGCGACGCGGACGGTGCGCTGGTGTCGCTGCTGGGCCATTTTGCCCTGTCCAACCCGCAGGTGGCGCAACTGCGCACGGCGCCCCGCGCCACCGTTCTGGTGAACGGGCCACAAGCCTATATCTCGCCCGAGATGCAGTCGAACCCGACATGGGTGCCGACCTGGAACTATGCGATGGCGGTGCTGACCGTCGATGTCGAGCTTCTGCCGGAAGCCACCCGCGAATCGATCGAGACGCTGACCGACCGGATGGAGGCGGGCCGCGTCGCCCCCTGGCATATCGATAATGCCGGCGCACGGCTGGAACCGATGATGAAGCATATCATCGGCTTTCGCGCCCATGTCCGCGCGATCGACGGCCGATTCAAGCTGGGCCGCGACGAAAGCCGCCAGGGCATCAACGAGATTGTTGGCAGCCTGGCCCCCGGCGGGCTGCGCGACTGGATGCAGATCTACAATGAGGACCGGCTGGACGAAACCAGCCGCGAGGGAGCAGAGCAATGATGTTCAGCCGACGCGAAATGCTGGCCGGGGGCGCAACCGGCCTGGCCGGACTGGCATTGAGCAGCAGCCTGTGGGCGAAGGGACAGGTGCTCGACACCGCCTATGTCAACGCGACGGTCTGGACCGGCGAAGGCATGCCGATGGTGCGATCGGCGATCGGCATCGCCGGTGGACGCATCGCCGCGATCGGCGCGGCGGCGGTCAAGGCGCAGTCGGGCAAGACAACCCGCATCATCGATCTGGGCGGCGCCTTCGTCATGCCCGGCTTCACCGACGCGCACACCCATTTCCTCACCGGCTCCTATCTGTTGAGCCAGCCCAATCTGCGCGAGGCGAAGAGCCCGCAGGAATTTGCCCGCATCGTCGGCGAGGCGGCCAAGAGCCTGAAGCCCGGCCAATGGTTGCAGGGCGGCAGCTGGGACGCAGAACTATGGGGCGGCGAACTGCCCGACCGCAGCTGGATGGACCCGGTGACGCCCAATACCCCGGTCGCGGTGCAGCGGCTGGACCTGCACATGCTGGCGCTCAATTCGCTGGCGCTGAAACTGGCCGGGATCGATCGCAACACGCCCGACGTGGCCGGCGGCATGATCGTGCGCGACAAGGATGGCAACCCGACCGGCATCCTGAAGGATGCGGCGATGGACCTGGTCAAGCGCGCCATCCCCGCGCCGACCGACGCCGACAAGGAGGATGCCGCGCGCCAGGGCATCGCCCATGGCCTGTCCAAAGGCGTGGTGCAGGTCCACACCACCGAACTGGACTGGATCACCCATGACACGCTGCGCCGCCTGCGTGCCAGGGGCGAGACCGACATGCGCTTCTATTCCTTCGTGCCGTTGCAGGACTGGGCGAAGCTCAAGGCGCTGATAGAGGCCGAAGGGCGCGGCGACGACTGGGTGCGCTGGGGTGGCCTCAAGCTGCAATATGACGGGTCGCTGGGGTCGCGCACGGCGATGTTCTACAAGCCCTATGACGACGCGCCCGACAATAGCGGCTTCCCGATCCACAAGCGCGCCGATGTCCAGCAATGGACCAATGATGCCGACGCGGCGGGCCTGCAGATCACCATCCACGGCATCGGCGACAAGGCGAATGACGAGGCGCTGGACATCTTTGCCGCCGCCGCCGCGAAAAATGGCAAGCGCGACCGCCGTTTCCGCATCGAACATGCCCAGCATCTGGCGCCGGCCGCGATCCCGCGCTTCGCCCAGCAGCAGGTCATCGCATCGGTCCAGCCCTATCATGCGATCGACGACGGACGCTGGGCGATCCAGCGCGTCGGCGCCGAGCGGCTGAAGGGCACCTATGCGTTCAAGTCGCTGCTCGATGCCGGGGCGAAGGTCGCCTTCGGATCGGACTGGCCGGTGGCGCCGCTCGATCCGCTGACCGGGGTCGCCGCCGCCGTGCTGCGCCAGACGATCGACGGCGCGAACCCAGGCGGCTGGTTGCCTGAACAGAAGATCAGCATGCTCCAGGCGCTGCACGCCTATACCGCGACCAACGCCTTTGCCGGTTTCAGCGATGACCGGATGGGCCTGCTGAAGCCCGGCATGCTGGCCGATTTTGCGGTGCTGGACGCCGATCTGTTCGCGATCGATCCGGCGAAGATCGGCGCGACCAAGGTGTTGCGCACGATCGTCGGCGGTCGCCAGCGCTTTGGCGAAGGGAGCGACATCTAACAACAGAGCAAGGGAGAAAGCCGGCCGGAACAAGGCCGGTTCTCACATCATAAGGGGAATGACAATGAACAGACTGACGCATCTCAAGACTGTGAGTTTCACCGCCATGGCGGCCGCGACCATCCTGTCCGGCACCGCCCTTGCCCAGGCCCCGGCCGCCAGCGACAGCGAGACGATCATCGTCACCGCCGGCAAGCGCGACGAGGATATTCGCCAGGTCGCCCTGCCGATCAGCGCCGTCACCGGCGAGCAGCTCAAGAAGATGAACGCCAACAGCCTGTCGGACTATATCGTCCGCCTGCCCGGCGTGGTGTTCAACGATTATCAGCCCGGCATTTCGGAAGTCGTGATCCGCGGCGTTGCCGCCACCACCTATCATGAGCAGGGCCAGACCACGGTCGGCTATTATCTCAACGAAGTGCCGGTGGTGGAGCCGGGCTTCCCGATCGGCATCCCCGACGTCGACACGTTCGACCTACAGCGCGTCGAAGTGCTGCGCGGTCCGCAGGGCACGCTGTTCGGTTCGTCCACTCTGGGCGGCCTCGTCAACTATGTCGCCAATGTCGCCGATCCGTCCAAGGTCGACGCCGCCGCATCGGGCCTGGTCGGCACCACCAAGAATGCCTCGGGCGAACTCAACTATGCCGCCAAGGCGATGATCAACATCCCGCTGGTCGCCGATCAGCTGGCGCTGCGCCTGGTCGCGCTGCAGCGGTCGGACGCGGGCTATCTCGACAATCCCGGCATCGGCGTGAACGGCTCCAACGATTATCGCACCCGCGGCCTGCGCGGATCGATCGTCGCCAATCTGGGCGAGACGACCAAGGTCACCTATCTGTCGAGCTGGCAGGACAGCAAGCTGGACGACCAGACCTATCTCGACCTGCCAAACCCCTATGTCCGCAACCTGCCGCGCGCCGAAACCCAGAAGACGAAATTCTGGATGAACAGCCTGCGGCTGGACCAGGAAGTCAGCGACATCGCCAATCTGACGGTGCTGGGGTCGATCACCAAGAAGACCAACACCACCATCTTCTCCTACCCCTATGCCTATGTGACCGGCGTCACCACCGGCGATGGTGCGGCCTATTCGCTGGGCGAGGCCGATGCGCTCATCAAGACGGTCGAGGCCCGCCTCGCCTCGGCCGGCGACGGTCCGTTCAAATGGCTGGTCGGCGTCAGCTATTTGCAGGCCAAGAAGAACAGCTATGACCAGATCTTCCAGGCCGGTGCCGCCGACTATATCGACGCCAATCCCGACCTGTTCGGTGGCTATTCCGGTGCGCAGCTGACGCCGGGCGACCGCCTCTATGGCTATTTCACCAAGAGCACGAACGAGGATTTCGGCGTGTTCGGCGAACTGTCCTACAAGCCGGTGGAGCAGATCGAGATCACGCTGGGCGGTCGCTATTATGACACCACCGCCAAGGCCGACGTGTTGAACCAGGCCGGTGCGCTGGGCGGCTATGAAGGCGGCTATACGCCGACCGACAGCAGCGGCAGCGTCAACCAGAAGGAAGACGGCTTCCTGCCCAAGGCGACGATCGCCTGGCGTCCCTCGAAGGATGTCATGGTCTATGCCACCTATTCGCAGGGCTATCGCGTCGGCGGCATCAACCCCAATGCCGGCCTGCTACCCAGCATTCCGGAGGCCTATGAGAGCGACAAGGTCAAGAATTACGAAATCGGCGTGAAGGCGCAGACACCCGACGGCCGCTTCGCCATCGACCTGACCGGCTTCCATCTCGACTGGAACAATATCCAGGCGCGTCTCTTCGGCCCGGCGCCCTCCTATTATTCCTATGTCGTCAATGCCGGTGGCGCGCGGGTCAACGGTGTGGAATTTTCCGGCACGGTGAATGTCAACAAGATCGTCCACTTCACCACCAACGTCACCTGGCAGGATGCGGAGCTGACCGAATTCCTGCCCTATCCGTTCGACGTCGCCGGCCTGGGCGGCTATGCCAAGGGCACGACGCTGCCGGGTTCGTCCAAATGGTCGATCGCCAATAATCTGACGCTCAGCTTCGCCGATATGACCGGCGCGCCCAGCTTCGACATCGCGCATCGCTATCTGTCGTCGGCGCCGACCAGCTTCGACGATGTCTCGCGCCGTGGCGCCTTCAACGTGTTCGACCTGCGCGCCTCGGTCAGCCTGGGCGAGAAGGTCCGGCTGATGGCCTTCGCCAACAATGTGTTCGACAAATATGGCGTGCTGAACGCGCCGTTCGCGAACGACGCCGCGACGCCGCAGGGCTCGATCATCCGGCCACGCACCATCGGCCTGCGCGCCGACTGGAGCCTCTAAACGCCTTGAAGAACGGGGCCGCATCCGCAAGGTTGCGGCCCCGTTCCTTATCTGCATCCCAAATCCCTGACCGAAAGGCCGCAATGCGTTCTCTTGCCTCCCTGCTGCTGGGTGCGTCCCTGCTTTGTGCCCATCCCACGCTGGCGCAGGACAGCAAGGGGCTGAGCCTGACGCCCACCCGGACGCTGCGCTATGACGCGCATCAGGCGACCTGGATGCAGCCCGACATGTCGCCGGACGGCAAGACGATCCTGTTCGACCTATTGGGCGACATCTATGCGCTGGACGCCGGCGGGGGCGCGGCGCGGCCGCTGCTGACCGGCATGGCGTTCGAGCGCAATCCGGTCTTCTCGCCCGACGGCAAGCAGTTCGCTTTCCTCTCCGACCGGTCGGGCGTCACCAATCTCTGGATCGCCAATGTCGATGGCACCGGCCTCAAACAGCTGTCGCAGGACCAGTCGCTCGCCATCTATTCCTCGCCCGCCTGGTCGCCCGATGGCCGCTCTGTCTATGTCTCGCGCACGGTCCATTCGATCCTGGCGTTCGAGCTGTTCATGTATGACCGCGATGGCGGCAGCGGCATCCAGATCACCAAGGCGGGATCGCCCGACAATTGGGACGCGAAGATGAACGCCATGGGCGCGGTCGCGACGCCCGATGGCCGCTATCTCTATTATGCGACCAAGCGCGGCCATACCTGGACCGAGAATGACCTGCCCAACTGGTCGATCGCGCGCCGCGACCTCAAGAGCGGGCAGGACGAGACGATCATCCAGTCGGCCGGGGGCGCGATGCGCCCGGCGCTGTCGCATGACGGCAAGCTGCTCGCCTATGCCAGCCGGCAGGGTCAGAAGGACGGACTGCGCCTGCGCAATCTGGAGACCGGCGAGGACAGGTGGATCGCCTTCCCGATCGACCGGGACGGCCAGGATGGCGGCTATTATGCCGACCTGCTGCCGCGCTTCAGCTTCATGCCGGGTGACAAGGCGATGTTGATGAGCGTCGGCGGCGGGATCAGGCGGCTCGACATTGCATCGGGCAAGATCAGCGACATCCCCTTCACCGCGCCGGTGCAACTGGGCCTCGGCCCGCTGACTCGTGTGCGGCAGACGGAAGAGACCGGCCCGGTTCGCGTCCGCGTGGTGCAGGCGCCGCGCCAGTCGCCCGACGGCGGCAGCGTCGCCTTCACCGCTTTGGGCGGCCTCTATGTCCAGAAGCTGACAGCGAACATGACACCCAGACAGCTGGTCGCGGCCGATGCCTTCCAGCCGAGCTGGTCGCCCGACGGCAAGAGCATCGCCTATGTCAGCTGGACCGCCAAGGAGGGCGGCCATGTCTGGACGATCCCGGCTACGGGCGGCACGCCGCGCCGGCTGACGCAGATCCCGGCCTTTTACAGCCAGCCGGTCTTCACCCCCGACGGCAAGGGCGTGGTGGCGTTGCGCGCGAACCAATATGACCGGCTGCGCACCGCGTCGGAGATCGATCCCGCGCGCCCGACCGACATCATCCACATGCCCGTCGGCGGCGGCGCGGCGCGGCTGATCACCCATGCCATGGGCGCGCGCCAGCCGCAGTTCGGCAGCGAAAGTGACACCCTCTATTTCTATGGCGCCGGCGGCTTGTCGTCGGTGCCGCTGGCGGGGGGCGATCCGCAGCCGCTGCTGCGCGTGCTGGCCCATGGGCTGGGCCAATATTTCCCCGGCCCGGCGCCGGTCGAGGACGTGCGGATCAGCCCGGACGGCAGCCGCGCGCTCATCAAGTCGTTCAGCCAAGCCTATCTGGTGGATATCCCGCCGGCCAATGGCGGCGAGCCGGCGACCGTCAATCTCGACACGCCGGCGGTGGCGCGACGCAAGCTGACACGGGTCGGCGCCGACTTCATCGACTGGGCCGACAGGGGCGCGACCGTCACCTGGTCGGTCGGATCGACCTTCCGCCGGTTGCCGACCGATCAGGCGCTGTCTGCTGCGCCGGGCACGGCCGAGGCGGTGGCGCAGAGCTTCGCATTGCCGGTCGAGTTGCCGCGCGATGTGCCCCGCGGCAGCGTCGTGCTGCGCGGCGCGACCGTCATGCCGATGGCGGGCGGGCAGGATGTGATCCGCAATGCCGACATCGTCATCACCGACAATCGTATCGTCGCGGTCGGCGCCAGCGGATCGGTCGCCGTGCCGCAGGGCGCGACGATCCGCGATGTCGGCGGCAAATATATCGTCCCCGGCTTCGTCGACACCCATGCCCATTGGTTCGAGATACGGCGCGGCATCCAGGAACGCGGCCATTGGGACTTTGCTGCCAATCTCGCCTTCGGTGTCACGTCGGCGCTCGACCCGCAGCCCTTCACCACCGACATCTTCGCCTATCAGGACATGATCGATGCCGGCATGATGCGGGGGCCGCGCGCCTGGTCGACAGGGCCGGGCGTGTTCGTGAATGCGGAAATCCACAGCAAGCAGGATGCGGTCGACGTCCTCACCCGTTATCGCGACCATTATCGCACCCGGAACATCAAGAGCTACATGATCGGCGACCGGGCCCAGCGCCAGTTCATGGTCGAGGCAGCGGCGGAACTGGGCATGATGCCCACGACCGAAGGCGCGAGCGACATGGTGCTGAACCTGACCCACGCGATCGATGGCTTGTCCGGCAATGAGCACAGCATCCCGGTGTCGCCGCTGCGCGAGGATATCGTCCGCCTGTTCGCGCAGAGCCGCACCAGCTACACGCCGACCATCCTGGTCGCCTATGGCACCACCCCGGCGCTGTTCGACTTCATCATCAACAAGCGGCCGCAGGACGACGCGAAATGGACCCATTTCGTGCCGGCGGGGATCGTCAGCGACAAGTTGCGCAACCGCCACTGGATGCCGCCCGAGGCGCAGAGCTGGCAGCAAATCGCGGCAGACGCGGTGCAGATCCAGCGCGCCGGCGGCCTGGTTGGCCTTGGCAGCCATGGCGAGATTCAGGGGCTGGGCTATCAGTGGGAGTTGCAGGCCTTTGCCGCTGGCGGCGCGACACCGATGGAAGCGCTGAAGGCCGCGACGATCGGGTCGGCCGAGGTGATCGGCCATAGCGATGATGTCGGCAGCCTGGCGCCGGGCAAGTTTGCCGACCTGCTGATCCTGGACGCCGATCCGCTGGCCGATATCGCCAATGCGCAGAAGATCGGCGCCGTTATGAAAAATGGCCGGATCTATGATCCAGCGACGCTGGACGAAATCTGGCCGACGCCCGCGAGGCTGGCCGGACCCTGGTTCGCGCAGGATGGTGCCACCCCGACGCCCTGAGTCATGTCAGCGCGCCGGGCTGTCCTCCAGCACGGTCGTACGGAACGCCTCGGCCGGGGGCGACAAAGTGCGATGATGGATCATCCATAGCGAACTGGTGACGGGCGAGGTGAAGCGGCGGTTGACGACATTGTCCACATGCAGCCGCGCCATCGACCGCGCGATCACGGTCGGGCCGAACCCGGCGGAGACGAGGCCCAGCAAGGTCGCCAGGCTGCGCGCCTCATGCGCGATCCGCGGCACGAAGCCCGCCGCCTCGCACTGGGCGAAGAAATGCTCGGTAAAGCCCGCGCCATTGGGCGCGCCATAAAGGACCAGCGGCTCGCCGGCGAGGTCGGTGATGCTGGGATCTTCTTTGCGCAGTGCCAGCGGATGATCGTCGCGCAATGCGAGCAGCATATCCTCGGTCAACAGGCAGTGCGACACCATGTCCTCGGGCAGCACCGGCGGCAGGAAATCGCGCACCAGGCCGATGTCGAGCTGATGGTTGCGCACATTCTCGATCTGCTCGTCGCGCCCCTGTTCGCGCAGGATCAGTTCGACCTGCGGATAAGTCTGGCGAAAGCGATAGAGGGCGCTGGCGATCTGCGGCACGAACGGGCCGGACGCGGTGAAGCCCAGCCCCAGATGGCCGATCTCGCCACGCTGCGCCCGGCGCGCGGTCTGGCTGGCGCGATCCGCCTGCACCAATGTCGCCCGCGCCTCCGGCTCGAACAACCGCCCCGCTTCGGTCAGGCGGACACGGCGGCTGGTGCGGTCGAACAGGCGCACGCCCAGTTCCTCCTCCAGCGCCCGGATCTGCTGGCTGAGTGGCGGTTGCGATATGCCCAGGCGCAGCGCGGCGCGGCCGAAATGCATTTCCTCGGCAACAGTCAGGAAATAGCGGAGATGGCGGAGATCCATTGATCCATTCGTTAGAAATATCGATTATGCCATATTATATATTAGACGCAGAATGTCCAAGGGCGCATGGCCCATCGCGGATGTGGCGGTGGTCCTCATCGTCCCATGGCATTGTGCGCGGATTCGCCCCCGATCCCGCTGCGCGTGTCATATCGCGGCCGACCAGCGGATTGCCGTCACATTCATGAATGCCGTTCATAGGCTCATGCCGCCATGCCGCTCTGGCAACCCGGCCGCAGAACCCGTAAAATAAGGGCATTCCTTCTGGAGAGGCGCCAAATTTTCGCACCCCGGCATCGTTCCGCCGGGAGATGCGCCGGGAGTCGTGAATGATCGGTATCGTCAAGGTTGCCCTGCATCGCCCGCTGACCTTCATTGTCATGGCGATCCTGATCGCGATCGTGGGCATCCTGTCCGCCGCACGCACCCCGGTCGACATGTTCCCCAATATCCGCATCCCGGTGATCGCGGTCGCCTTCCAATATGCCGGCCTGTCGCCCGAGGACATGTCGGGCCGCATCGTCGGCCCTTATGAGCGCGTGCTGACCACCACGGTCAACGACATCGAACATATTGAAAGCCAGTCGCTGCAGGGCATTGGCGTCATCAAGATCTATTTCCAGCCCGGCGCCGACATCCGCACCGCCACCGCGCAGGTGACGTCGATCTCGCAAACCGTGCTACGCCAGATGCCGCCGGGCGTCACCCCGCCGCTGATCCTGAACTATAGCGCGTCGACGGTGCCGATCCTGCAGCTCGCTTTGTCCGGCAAGGGCCTGTCGGAACAGCAATTGTTCGATCTGGGCCAGAACCAGATCCGGCCGCAGCTGGTGACCATCCCCGGCCTCGCCATGCCTTTCCCCTCGGGCGGCAAGCAGCGTCAGGTGCAGATCGACCTCAACCCGCTGGCGCTCCAGTCCAAGGGGCTGTCGGCACAGGATGTCGGCAACGCCATCGCCGCGCAGAACCAGATCAACCCGGCCGGCTTCGTCAAGATCGGCGCGACCCAATATAGCGTCCGCCTGAACAATGCGCCGGAATCGATCGCCGCGCTCAACGACCTGCCGGTCAAGGTGGTGAACGGCGCGACCATCTATATGCGCGATGTCGCCTATGTCCGCGATGGCGCCGGTCCGCAGCAGAATATCGTCCATGTGGAAGGCAGCCGTTCGGCGCTGCTGACCGTGCTGAAAAATGGCAGCACCTCCACCCTCGCCATCGTCGACGGGGTTAAGCAGGCGCTGCCGAAGATTTCGGCCACCCTGCCCGACACACTCAAGATCCTGCCGATCGGCGACCAGTCGCTGTTCGTGAAGGCCGCGGTCGAGGGCGTCATCCATGAAGGCGCGATCGCCGCCGCGCTCACCTCGCTGATGATCCTGCTGTTCCTGGGCAGCTGGCGCTCGACCGTCATCATCGCGCTCTCGATCCCGCTCGCCATCCTGGCGGCGATCGCGGCGCTGGCGATGTTCGGCCAGACCCTCAACGTCATGACGCTGGGCGGCCTCGCGCTGGCGGTCGGCATCCTGGTCGACGACGCGACGGTAACGATCGAGAATATCAACTGGCACCTGGAACAGGGCAAGGGCGTGATCGAGGCGATCCTGGACGGCGCTGCACAGATCGTGACGCCCGCCTTCGTCTCGCTGCTCTGCATCTGCATCGTGTTCGTGCCGATGTTCTTCCTGCC
Encoded here:
- a CDS encoding amidohydrolase family protein, which gives rise to MRSLASLLLGASLLCAHPTLAQDSKGLSLTPTRTLRYDAHQATWMQPDMSPDGKTILFDLLGDIYALDAGGGAARPLLTGMAFERNPVFSPDGKQFAFLSDRSGVTNLWIANVDGTGLKQLSQDQSLAIYSSPAWSPDGRSVYVSRTVHSILAFELFMYDRDGGSGIQITKAGSPDNWDAKMNAMGAVATPDGRYLYYATKRGHTWTENDLPNWSIARRDLKSGQDETIIQSAGGAMRPALSHDGKLLAYASRQGQKDGLRLRNLETGEDRWIAFPIDRDGQDGGYYADLLPRFSFMPGDKAMLMSVGGGIRRLDIASGKISDIPFTAPVQLGLGPLTRVRQTEETGPVRVRVVQAPRQSPDGGSVAFTALGGLYVQKLTANMTPRQLVAADAFQPSWSPDGKSIAYVSWTAKEGGHVWTIPATGGTPRRLTQIPAFYSQPVFTPDGKGVVALRANQYDRLRTASEIDPARPTDIIHMPVGGGAARLITHAMGARQPQFGSESDTLYFYGAGGLSSVPLAGGDPQPLLRVLAHGLGQYFPGPAPVEDVRISPDGSRALIKSFSQAYLVDIPPANGGEPATVNLDTPAVARRKLTRVGADFIDWADRGATVTWSVGSTFRRLPTDQALSAAPGTAEAVAQSFALPVELPRDVPRGSVVLRGATVMPMAGGQDVIRNADIVITDNRIVAVGASGSVAVPQGATIRDVGGKYIVPGFVDTHAHWFEIRRGIQERGHWDFAANLAFGVTSALDPQPFTTDIFAYQDMIDAGMMRGPRAWSTGPGVFVNAEIHSKQDAVDVLTRYRDHYRTRNIKSYMIGDRAQRQFMVEAAAELGMMPTTEGASDMVLNLTHAIDGLSGNEHSIPVSPLREDIVRLFAQSRTSYTPTILVAYGTTPALFDFIINKRPQDDAKWTHFVPAGIVSDKLRNRHWMPPEAQSWQQIAADAVQIQRAGGLVGLGSHGEIQGLGYQWELQAFAAGGATPMEALKAATIGSAEVIGHSDDVGSLAPGKFADLLILDADPLADIANAQKIGAVMKNGRIYDPATLDEIWPTPARLAGPWFAQDGATPTP
- a CDS encoding LysR substrate-binding domain-containing protein produces the protein MDLRHLRYFLTVAEEMHFGRAALRLGISQPPLSQQIRALEEELGVRLFDRTSRRVRLTEAGRLFEPEARATLVQADRASQTARRAQRGEIGHLGLGFTASGPFVPQIASALYRFRQTYPQVELILREQGRDEQIENVRNHQLDIGLVRDFLPPVLPEDMVSHCLLTEDMLLALRDDHPLALRKEDPSITDLAGEPLVLYGAPNGAGFTEHFFAQCEAAGFVPRIAHEARSLATLLGLVSAGFGPTVIARSMARLHVDNVVNRRFTSPVTSSLWMIHHRTLSPPAEAFRTTVLEDSPAR
- a CDS encoding PLP-dependent aminotransferase family protein translates to MLRPWTLPLKERVRIAPDSPRYMQIAHGLIHEIERGRLLPGEFLPSSRELAAALEVNRKTIVTAYEELIAQGWLVSAGTRGTIVSTSLPSSDDAPAPPIAPDTRQPDETEYPFLAAPDRLIAIPAGKWRKLDEGVADGRLFPADLLARAYRKAAEGASRANALHYRDPRGSPRLRQEIASMLRRQRGLMVGAENICITRGSQMGVFLTARILIRPGDAVLVERLTYEPAVAAFRACGAKIVTVGLDEDGVDVADVERACRKHRVRAIFVTPHHQFPTTVSMRPERRLRLLELARQFAFAIIEDDYDHEFHFGAQPLLPMASYAPARVIYAGSMSKLLVPALRIGYIAAAPKVVDALAYQISLIDGMGNTVTEESAAELLESGEVRRHVRKTAQIYARRRDAFARNLDSEMDRLIDYRLPDGGLAFWLQFKDMAALDRLEARAPEIGLSFASSHSYAAEEGTERGLRIGFASLTEEEAKEVLQALRRCAEP
- a CDS encoding amidohydrolase, with translation MMFSRREMLAGGATGLAGLALSSSLWAKGQVLDTAYVNATVWTGEGMPMVRSAIGIAGGRIAAIGAAAVKAQSGKTTRIIDLGGAFVMPGFTDAHTHFLTGSYLLSQPNLREAKSPQEFARIVGEAAKSLKPGQWLQGGSWDAELWGGELPDRSWMDPVTPNTPVAVQRLDLHMLALNSLALKLAGIDRNTPDVAGGMIVRDKDGNPTGILKDAAMDLVKRAIPAPTDADKEDAARQGIAHGLSKGVVQVHTTELDWITHDTLRRLRARGETDMRFYSFVPLQDWAKLKALIEAEGRGDDWVRWGGLKLQYDGSLGSRTAMFYKPYDDAPDNSGFPIHKRADVQQWTNDADAAGLQITIHGIGDKANDEALDIFAAAAAKNGKRDRRFRIEHAQHLAPAAIPRFAQQQVIASVQPYHAIDDGRWAIQRVGAERLKGTYAFKSLLDAGAKVAFGSDWPVAPLDPLTGVAAAVLRQTIDGANPGGWLPEQKISMLQALHAYTATNAFAGFSDDRMGLLKPGMLADFAVLDADLFAIDPAKIGATKVLRTIVGGRQRFGEGSDI
- a CDS encoding TonB-dependent receptor; the encoded protein is MNRLTHLKTVSFTAMAAATILSGTALAQAPAASDSETIIVTAGKRDEDIRQVALPISAVTGEQLKKMNANSLSDYIVRLPGVVFNDYQPGISEVVIRGVAATTYHEQGQTTVGYYLNEVPVVEPGFPIGIPDVDTFDLQRVEVLRGPQGTLFGSSTLGGLVNYVANVADPSKVDAAASGLVGTTKNASGELNYAAKAMINIPLVADQLALRLVALQRSDAGYLDNPGIGVNGSNDYRTRGLRGSIVANLGETTKVTYLSSWQDSKLDDQTYLDLPNPYVRNLPRAETQKTKFWMNSLRLDQEVSDIANLTVLGSITKKTNTTIFSYPYAYVTGVTTGDGAAYSLGEADALIKTVEARLASAGDGPFKWLVGVSYLQAKKNSYDQIFQAGAADYIDANPDLFGGYSGAQLTPGDRLYGYFTKSTNEDFGVFGELSYKPVEQIEITLGGRYYDTTAKADVLNQAGALGGYEGGYTPTDSSGSVNQKEDGFLPKATIAWRPSKDVMVYATYSQGYRVGGINPNAGLLPSIPEAYESDKVKNYEIGVKAQTPDGRFAIDLTGFHLDWNNIQARLFGPAPSYYSYVVNAGGARVNGVEFSGTVNVNKIVHFTTNVTWQDAELTEFLPYPFDVAGLGGYAKGTTLPGSSKWSIANNLTLSFADMTGAPSFDIAHRYLSSAPTSFDDVSRRGAFNVFDLRASVSLGEKVRLMAFANNVFDKYGVLNAPFANDAATPQGSIIRPRTIGLRADWSL
- a CDS encoding FMN-binding negative transcriptional regulator; this encodes MHMKYAPRSPDDIVTLIGDHPLCWIVSHSEAGFGSTPLPLLAECDADGALVSLLGHFALSNPQVAQLRTAPRATVLVNGPQAYISPEMQSNPTWVPTWNYAMAVLTVDVELLPEATRESIETLTDRMEAGRVAPWHIDNAGARLEPMMKHIIGFRAHVRAIDGRFKLGRDESRQGINEIVGSLAPGGLRDWMQIYNEDRLDETSREGAEQ